In Penaeus vannamei isolate JL-2024 chromosome 4, ASM4276789v1, whole genome shotgun sequence, a single window of DNA contains:
- the LOC113800152 gene encoding cuticle protein 7-like isoform X1, which produces MSLVVAVFVALMAGALADSGPRYSPPTPSYNPTPSYNPPAPTYNAPAPAPAGPAQYDFNYAVKDDYSGNDFGHQESRNGYDTQGTYYVQLPDGRLQTVTYTVNGDSGYVAEVSYQGEAQYPAQEPSRSYQPAPAPSYQPAPSPSYQPAPSPSYQPAPTPAYG; this is translated from the exons ATGTCTCTTGTG GTTGCTGTATTCGTTGCCTTAATGGCAGGTGCTCTTGCTGACTCTGGCCCGAGATACAGTCCTCCTACTCCTTCGTACAATCCTACTCCTTCGTACAATCCTCCTGCTCCTACCTACAACGCCCCTGCACCCGCCCCTGCG GGACCTGCCCAATACGATTTCAACTATgccgtgaaggacgactactccggaAACGACTTTGGCCACCAAGAAAGCCGAAACGGATACGACACTCAGGGTACCTACTACGTCCAGCTTCCCGATGGTCGTCTGCAGACGGTGACCTACACCGTGAACGGCGACTCTGGCTACGTAGCTGAGGTTTCTTACCAAGGAGAAGCCCAATACCCAGCTCAGGAACCTTCCAGGTCCTACCAACCTGCTCCTGCCCCATCCTACCagcctgccccctccccatcttACCAGCCTGCCCCCTCTCCATCCTACCAGCCTGCTCCCACCCCTGCCTACGGCTAA
- the LOC113800148 gene encoding cuticle protein 7, translating to MAFKVAVFVALMAGALADSGPRYSPPTPSYNPPAPSYNPPAPTYNAPAPAPAGPAQYDFNYAVKDDYSGNDFGHQESRNGYDTQGTYYVQLPDGRLQTVTYTVNGDSGYVAEVSYQGEAQYPAQEPSRSYQPAPAPSYQPAPSPSYQPAPTPAYG from the exons ATGGCTTTCAAA GTTGCTGTATTCGTTGCCTTAATGGCCGGTGCTCTTGCTGACTCTGGCCCGAGATACAGTCCTCCTACTCCTTCGTACAATCCTCCTGCTCCTTCGTACAATCCTCCTGCTCCTACCTACAACGCCCCTGCACCCGCCCCTGCG GGACCTGcccagtacgacttcaactatgctGTCAAGGACGACTACTCCGGAAACGACTTCGGTCACCAAGAAAGCCGAAACGGATACGACACTCAGGGTACCTACTACGTCcagcttcccgacggtcgtctgcagacgGTGACCTACACCGTGAACGGCGACTCTGGCTACGTAGCTGAGGTTTCTTACCAAGGAGAAGCCCAATACCCAGCCCAGGAGCCTTCCAGGTCCTACCAACCTGCTCCTGCCCCCTCCTACCAacctgccccctccccatcctaccaACCTGCTCCCACCCCTGCCTACGGCTAA
- the LOC113800151 gene encoding cuticle protein 7-like — protein sequence MTFKIAVFVALMAGALADSGPRYSPPTPSYNPPAPSYNPPAPTYNAPAPAPAGPAQYDFNYAVKDDYSGNDFGHQESRNGYDTQGTYYVQLPDGRLQTVTYTVNGDSGYVAEVSYQGEAQYPAQEPSRSYQPAPAPSYQPAPSPSYQPAPTPAYG from the exons atgactTTCAAG ATTGCTGTATTCGTTGCCTTGATGGCCGGTGCCCTTGCTGACTCTGGCCCTAGATACAGTCCTCCTACTCCTTCGTACAATCCTCCTGCTCCTTCGTACAATCCTCCTGCTCCTACCTACAACGCCCCTGCACCCGCCCCTGCG GGACCTGcccagtacgacttcaactatgccgtgaaggacgactactccggaAACGACTTCGGTCACCAAGAAAGCCGAAACGGATACGACACTCAGGGTACCTACTACGTCcagcttcccgacggtcgtctgcagacgGTGACCTACACCGTGAACGGCGACTCTGGCTACGTAGCTGAGGTTTCTTACCAAGGAGAAGCCCAATACCCAGCCCAGGAGCCCTCCAGGTCCTACCAACCTGCTCCTGCTCCATCCTACCagcctgccccctccccatcctaccaACCTGCTCCCACCCCTGCCTACGGCTAA
- the LOC113800150 gene encoding cuticle protein 7-like yields MAFKVAVFVALMAGALADSGPRYSPPTPSYNPPTPSYNPPAPTYNAPAPAPAGPAQYDFNYAVKDDYSGNDFGHQESRNGYDTQGTYYVQLPDGRLQTVTYTVNGDSGYVAEVSYQGEAQYPAQEPSRSYQPAPAPSYQPAPSPSYQPAPTPAYG; encoded by the exons ATGGCTTTCAAG GTTGCTGTATTCGTTGCCTTAATGGCCGGTGCCCTTGCTGACTCTGGCCCAAGATACAGTCCTCCTACTCCTTCGTACAATCCTCCTACTCCTTCGTATAATCCTCCTGCTCCTACCTACAACGCCCCTGCACCCGCCCCTGCG GGACCTGcccagtacgacttcaactacgctgtCAAGGACGACTACTCCGGAAACGACTTCGGTCATCAAGAAAGCCGAAACGGATACGACACTCAGGGCACTTACTACGTCcagcttcccgacggtcgtctgcagacgGTGACCTACACCGTGAACGGCGACTCTGGCTACGTAGCTGAGGTTTCTTACCAAGGAGAAGCCCAATACCCAGCCCAGGAGCCTTCCAGGTCCTACCAACCTGCTCCTGCTCCATCCTACCagcctgccccctccccatcctaccaGCCTGCTCCCACCCCTGCCTATGGTTAA
- the LOC113800153 gene encoding cuticle protein 7-like, which translates to MTFRIVVFVSLMVGVFADSGPRYSPPTPAYNPPAPAYNPPAPAYSAPAPAPSGPAQYDFNYAVKDDYSGNDFGHQENRNGYDTQGTYYVQLPDGRLQTVTYTVNGDSGYVAEVSYQGEAQYPAQEPSRSYQPAPAASYQPAPSPSYQPAPTPAYG; encoded by the exons ATGACTTTCAGG ATTGTTGTCTTCGTCTCCCTGATGGTTGGCGTTTTTGCTGACTCTGGGCCCAGGTACAGTCCGCCCACTCCAGCCTACAACCCTCCCGCCCCAGCCTACAACCCTCCCGCCCCAGCCTACAGTGCCCCTGCACCTGCCCCGTCA GGACCTGcacagtacgacttcaactatgccGTGAAAGACGACTACTCCGGAAACGACTTCGGTCACCAAGAAAACCGAAACGGATACGACACTCAGGGTACCTACTACGTCcagcttcccgacggtcgtctgcagacgGTGACCTACACCGTGAACGGCGACTCTGGCTACGTAGCTGAGGTTTCTTACCAAGGAGAAGCCCAATACCCAGCTCAGGAGCCTTCCAGGTCCTACCAACCTGCTCCTGCTGCATCCTACCagcctgccccctccccatcctaccaGCCTGCTCCCACTCCTGCCTATGGCTAA
- the LOC113800123 gene encoding pro-resilin-like, whose protein sequence is MSFRTAVFFALLVGALAESGPRYSPPAPSYHAPAPAPSGPAQYDFNYAVQDNIGNDFGHQENRNGYDTQGTYYVQLPDGRLQKVTYTVNGDSGFIADVAYQGEAQYPAQSYQPAPAPSYG, encoded by the exons ATGTCTTTCAGG ACCGCCGTTTTCTTCGCCTTGTTGGTGGGCGCCCTTGCTGAATCTGGCCCGAGATACAGCCCTCCTGCCCCATCCTACCACGCCCCTGCACCAGCTCCCTCG GGGCCAGcgcagtacgacttcaactatgctGTACAAGATAACATCGGAAACGACTTCGGTCACCAAGAAAACCGAAACGGATACGACACTCAGGGTACCTACTACGTCCAGCTCCCCGACGGTCGTCTCCAGAAGGTCacctacactgtcaacggcgatTCTGGCTTCATTGCTGACGTGGCCTACCAGGGAGAGGCCCAGTACCCTGCTCAATCCTACCAGCCTGCTCCTGCCCCTTCATACGGCTAG
- the LOC113808402 gene encoding pro-resilin-like codes for MTLRTVAFFALLVGALAESGPRYSPPAPSYHAPAPAPSGPAQYDFNYAVQDNIGNDFGHQENRNGYDTQGTYYVQLPDGRLQKVTYTVNGDSGFIADVAYQGEAQYPAHQPSQSYQPAPTPAYG; via the exons ATGACTCTCAGG ACCGTTGCTTTCTTCGCCTTGTTGGTGGGCGCCCTTGCTGAATCCGGCCCAAGATACAGCCCTCCTGCCCCATCCTACCACGCCCCTGCACCAGCTCCCTCG gggccagcacagtacgacttcaactatgctGTGCAAGATAACATCGGAAACGACTTCGGTCACCAAGAAAACCGAAACGGATACGACACTCAGGGTACCTACTACGTTCAACTCCCCGACGGTCGTCTCCAGAAGGTCacctacactgtcaacggcgatTCTGGCTTCATTGCTGACGTGGCCTACCAGGGAGAGGCCCAGTATCCTGCTCATCAGCCATCCCAATCCTACCAGCCTGCTCCCACTCCTGCATATGGTTAA